The Caulobacter sp. 73W region GGTCGGGAAGGCCCCGTTCAGTTTCGGCGCGTCGGCGTCGATCCAGTAGAGCCCGCCATAGCTGTGCTGGCTTGGATCGACGGCGATGGCGCGGCCGGGCGGCAGCGGGATATTGGCCGCTCCGCGCGGCTCTGACCCGTCGTCGGGCTTCAGGTGGAAGAACACATAGCGGCGGTTCAGCTGCATCACCGCATCGGCTTCCGGCCCCCGGTGGTCGGCCAGCCAGGCGCGGATGTTCTCCGCCGAGGTGTTGCTGTCGGCCAGCAAACCCTTTTCGCGCATGGGCGCGGCGATGCCGAGGAACGGATGGCCGTTGTGTCCGGAATAGAGCGCCTTGAACCGCTTGCCGTCAGGCAGGACCAGGACGCCCGAACCCTGGATCTGCAGGAAGAACAGGTCCTCCGGCTTCATCCAGGCCAGGGGCTTGTCGGTCTCCACCGCCTCGATGGCGGCGCGGTCGGGATAGGGCTTGGGCGCGCCGCCAACTACCCGGGCCGGGACGGGGCCCGCGCCCATGTCAATCATCTCCAGATCCGCCGGCTTGGCGCGGACAGGAGCGGTGAACTCGCCCCGGCGGGAAAAGCGAGCCTCATAGACCGGCGCGAAATAGGCGGTGAGCGTTCCCTCTTCGCCCAGGGAGCGGGCGACGAAGTGGTTCTCCAGCCAGGTCCGGGCTTCCGTCGGATCCAGGTTTCCGGCGTGACGGGCCTTGCGGCAGACCTCGGCGAGGCTTGCATCCCTGGCCGACTGGCAGCCGGTCTTCACCGCCTCGAAGGCGGCCAGATGATCTTCATCCGCCCAGCCGGGCAGGTCCCGAAGCACATGGACCAGCGGCCGGGGCGTCGGACGCTCCGGCGGCTGTTCGGTCGGACGTTCGGGAACAGGCGGAGCCTCCGGCGTCTCGGCAGGCGGCGGGGTTCGCGTGGCGCAGGCCGCCAGGATCAGCGCCGCGAGGGCCGCCGCGCCGGGATGAAAGCTGGAGCGGCGCATCACGCCGCCGCGGCGTCGACGTTCACCAGGGTCCAGTTGGGGTCGCGGCTCTTCAGGTCACGCTCGAAAGTCCACAGCTCGGCGGTGCGGCGGTCGTCCACCGCCTCGCCTTCCGGGCCTTTGGTGCGGCTGCGGAACTCGGCCAGGAAGCGGACCACCACCTGCGCCACGTCGCCGATGACGGCGGCGCTTTCGAAATCGGCGCGGGGCGGATGCAGGAATTCCACCGTCTCGGTGCGGTTTTCGGCCTCCCGGGCTGTGATCGCGCCGTCGAAGCCGTCCATCACCTGCGGCGCCAGCAGGGGGCGCAGGGTGTCGCGGTCGCCGGCGGCGAAGCCGCGGACCACCATCTCGTAGGCCTGCCGGGCGCCATGCAGGAAGCGGCTGACGTCAAAAGCCGGGTCGCGGGCGCGCAGGGCGGCCAGACCATCGGCCGAGGCGAAGTCCGCGCCCTCAGGCTTGGGCGCGTCCACGATCACGGGTCCACGCTGGGTTTCAGCCGGGGCGGCGTTGTCCTCGGGCTGGCGGCCCACACGGCGGCCAAGCACCGAATAGAGCTGATAGAGCACCACGGCGGCGAGGACGGCGAAGATGATCAGTTCGAGAGCTTGCAAAGGAGGACCGGCTTCAAAGGAACAATTGGAATGCAATATAGGCGTGACAGACGGCCACGTCAGGCCCAGCGTTGCACGCAGGGCGCCCTCATGTTAGCAGCCCGGCTCTCAACATTGATCTCCAGGTCGTGAGGCGACTGTCGCCCGACCGATCATCCTGACGGATTTCCCAATGACCGACACCACTTCCGGCGCTCCGGAAACCCCCGCCGAAGGCGAACAAATCGGCGTTCGCGTCATCGCCCAGTTCATCCGCGACCTGTCGTTCGAGAACCCGGGCGCGCCGGAATCCCTGCGCGGCGGCGGCCAGCCGGAAATCGACATGGGCGTCGAGATGAACGCCCGCGGCCGTACGGACGGCCTGTTCGAGGTGGATCTGAAGCTGTCGGCCCGCGCCACGCGCGGCACGGACGCGGTCTTCCACGTTGAAGTGGTCTATGGCGGCCTGTTCCAGGTGACCGGCGTCGCCGAGGACGAGCTGGAGCCGGTCCTGCTGATCGAATGCCCGCGCTTCCTGTTCCCCTTCGCCCGCCGCGTGATCGCGGACGTGACCAGCGAAGGCGGCTTCCCGCCGTTCCTGATCGATCCGATCGACTTCGGCGGCGTCTACGCCCAGCGCAAGGCCCAGGCCGGCGGCGTCCAGATCGGCAACGCCTGATCCTTTCGACGCTAGTTCAGACCTGAAGTGAGAACGGCGGCTGGATTGCTCCAGCCGCCGTTCCTTTAGCTGCAGTCCTTGCGGACGAGGCTTACTTCTTCGCGACGGCGTCCTTCAGGGTCTTGGACGGACGGAAGCGAACGGCCTTGGTGGCCGCGATCTTGATGGTTTCGCCGGTGGCCGGGTTACGGCCTTCGCGAGCGGCGCGGTCGGCCACGTCGAAGATGCCCAGGCCCGACAGGCGGACGTCTTCGCCCTTCACCAGGGTGGCTTGGATGGTCGACAGGAACGCGTCGAGGACGCGGCCGGCTTCGGCTTGCGAAACACCGGCTTCCTTGGCGGCGGCGGCGATCAGTTCGGATTGGTTCACGTCAAATCTCCTAGGTTGAACCGGGATTTCTCTCACGCCGGTTCACGCCCGGCGCGGCGAGAGGGGTTGCGGCTATAGTCCGACTTTCAGCCAGACAGCCTTGTCCTTGAGGGTCGCCGCCACGAATTGCGCGTGGGCGGCGCGTTCAGCGTCGGTGGAGCGGGGCGCCAGCGGCCGGGGCCGCGCGCCATAACCGCCGGCCATCGCCGCGGAGACCGCCAGGGCGGCGGTCGAATGGGTGAGATCCAGGGCACGCTCCTTGCCGCCCTGCAGTTCCAGATAGACCTCCGCCAGCAGATGGGCGTCGATCAGCGCCCCGTGCTTGTCGCGGCTTTCCAGCGAAATCTTGAAGCGTTTGCACAGCGCGTCGAGCGAATTGTACATTCCCGGGAAGCGCTTCTTGGCCATGGCCAGGGTATCGACCCAGCGCTCTTCGTGCATGACCGCGCGGCCGCACCGTTGCATCTCGAAATTGACGAAGCCCCGGTCGAAGGCCGCGTTGTGGGCGACGATCGTGGCGTCGCCGACGAATTCGGCGAAGCGGTCGGCGATCTCGGCGAACTTGGGCTTGCCCTTCAGAAAGGCGCCTGACAGGCCGTGGACCTTCTCGGCCTCGGCCGGCATGTCGCGCTCGGGATCGACATATTCGTGGAAAGAACGGCCCGTGGGGATGAAGTCCACGACCTCGATGCAGCCGATCTCAACCAGGCGGTCGCCCTTGTGCGGGTCGAAGCCGGTGGTCTCGGTGTCGAGGATGATCTCACGCGCCATGCCGATTCCATGCCGATGTTCGGCGGCCTCTTCAAGCTGAACGAGGCTGAAACCGCACGCTGGCAAGGATTTTTCGCACTTCGGCCCGGGCGAAATCGAGTCCCTGAGCCGTAGAGACGACAAAATCGGCCCTTCGTCGCTTCTCAGCGTCCGGCAACTGGCGGGCAAGAATGGCGTCGAGTTTCGCCTCGGTCATGTCGGCACGGGCCAAAACCCGCTGTCGTTGGACCTCCGGAGGGGCGGAAACCACCACCACCTTGTCGACCTTGGCCTCGCCGCCAGTCTCGTACAGCAAGGGAATGTCGAGCAGGACCACATCGGCGCCCGCCGCCTCGGCCTTTTCGAAAAAGGCGGCGCGGGTCTGGGCGACGAGGGGGTGGACGATGGATTCCAGCCGGCTCAGGGCTTCCGGCTTGCCGACGACCTGGGCGCTGAGGGCGGCGCGGTCGATGGCGCCGTCCCTGACCACGCCGGGAAAAGCGTCTCCCACCGGCCCCACGGCCGCGCCGCCCCGGCCATAAAGACGGTGGACCTCGGCGTCGGCGTCATAAACAGGCACGCCCTCGGCCGCAAACATCGCCGCCGTGGTGGATTTTCCCATGCCGATCGAGCCGGTGAGGCCAAGCAGGATCATTGGCCGAGGGTCTTCAGGGCCAGCGCCCGCACATCCACGGATACGGGCGGGGTCTGGCCGAAGACGGCCTCGAACGTCGGGATCGCCTGGCGGACCAGCATTTCCAGCCCGTCCACCGTCCGGCGGCCGCTGGCGGCGGCGCGTTCAAGGAATTCGGTGCGCAGCGGCTTGTAGACCATGTCCATGATCACGGCCGTCCGGGGCGCGGCGTCCAGCGGGACGTCAGGTCCAGCCCCGCCGCCCAGGCCCAGCGAGGTCGCATTGATCACCACGCCCGCGTCGGCCAGCAGGCTTTCGGCCGCGTCCCAGGCGTGGGCCGTGCAGCCGTCGCCCATGTCGGCGGCGATTTCCTGAGCCCGGGCCAGGGTGCGGTTGATGATGCGGACAACCGGCGCGCCGGCCTCGATCAGCGCCGCGGCCGCCCCGCGCGCCGCCCCACCGGCGCCCAGCAGCACGGCCGGGCCGGTCTTGGCGTCGTAGTCGGCCTGGCACTTCAGGGCGCCGAGTAGGCCCGCGCCGTCGGTGTTGTCGGCGAATATCGTCCCGTCTGGCCTGAACAGCAGCAGGTTGGAGGCCCCCGCCCGTCGCGCCACGGCCGAAGCGTCGTCGGCCAGGGCCAGGGCTCGCTCCTTGAACGGAATGGTGATGTTCAGACCACGAACGACCCCGCCGCGCAGACCGTCGACGAACGCCTCGAACCGGTCCTCGGCCGGGGCGAAGGGCACGTAGGCGGCGTTCAGGCCGGCGGCCGCGATCCAGGCGTTGTGCAGGACCGGGCTGAGGGAGTGGGCGATGGGCTGGCCGCAAACGCCGGCGATCAGGGCGGATCCGGTGATCACGTATCGAGAACCTTGTGCAGGCGCAGGAAGTCCAGCAGCCCCATCAGAGGCAGGCCGAGAATGGTGAAGTAGTCGCCGTCGATCTTGTCGAACAGCTGCACCCCCTCGGTCTCCAGCATGTAGCAGCCGACCGAACCGAGGATCACCTCGCCCTGGCGCTCCAGATAGCCGTCGAGCCATTCGTCGCTGAAATCGCGCATCCGCAGGGTGGCGGTGGTCACCTCGCGCCAGATCGGCTGGCCGTCACGGGCGACGACCAGACCGGAATGGAGCTTGTGGCTCTTGCCGCGCAGGCTTCTCAGCCGCTCGCGCGCCTCGAACATGGTGCTGGCCTTGTCGTAGAGCAGGCCATCGAGGTCGAGGGTCTG contains the following coding sequences:
- a CDS encoding murein transglycosylase A gives rise to the protein MRRSSFHPGAAALAALILAACATRTPPPAETPEAPPVPERPTEQPPERPTPRPLVHVLRDLPGWADEDHLAAFEAVKTGCQSARDASLAEVCRKARHAGNLDPTEARTWLENHFVARSLGEEGTLTAYFAPVYEARFSRRGEFTAPVRAKPADLEMIDMGAGPVPARVVGGAPKPYPDRAAIEAVETDKPLAWMKPEDLFFLQIQGSGVLVLPDGKRFKALYSGHNGHPFLGIAAPMREKGLLADSNTSAENIRAWLADHRGPEADAVMQLNRRYVFFHLKPDDGSEPRGAANIPLPPGRAIAVDPSQHSYGGLYWIDADAPKLNGAFPTYRRLVAALDTGGAIKGAVRADLYMGSGPAAGLEAGRVRHALRLYRLVPRD
- the timA gene encoding TIM44-related membrane protein TimA, yielding MQALELIIFAVLAAVVLYQLYSVLGRRVGRQPEDNAAPAETQRGPVIVDAPKPEGADFASADGLAALRARDPAFDVSRFLHGARQAYEMVVRGFAAGDRDTLRPLLAPQVMDGFDGAITAREAENRTETVEFLHPPRADFESAAVIGDVAQVVVRFLAEFRSRTKGPEGEAVDDRRTAELWTFERDLKSRDPNWTLVNVDAAAA
- the secB gene encoding protein-export chaperone SecB: MTDTTSGAPETPAEGEQIGVRVIAQFIRDLSFENPGAPESLRGGGQPEIDMGVEMNARGRTDGLFEVDLKLSARATRGTDAVFHVEVVYGGLFQVTGVAEDELEPVLLIECPRFLFPFARRVIADVTSEGGFPPFLIDPIDFGGVYAQRKAQAGGVQIGNA
- a CDS encoding HU family DNA-binding protein: MNQSELIAAAAKEAGVSQAEAGRVLDAFLSTIQATLVKGEDVRLSGLGIFDVADRAAREGRNPATGETIKIAATKAVRFRPSKTLKDAVAKK
- the dnaQ gene encoding DNA polymerase III subunit epsilon, which gives rise to MAREIILDTETTGFDPHKGDRLVEIGCIEVVDFIPTGRSFHEYVDPERDMPAEAEKVHGLSGAFLKGKPKFAEIADRFAEFVGDATIVAHNAAFDRGFVNFEMQRCGRAVMHEERWVDTLAMAKKRFPGMYNSLDALCKRFKISLESRDKHGALIDAHLLAEVYLELQGGKERALDLTHSTAALAVSAAMAGGYGARPRPLAPRSTDAERAAHAQFVAATLKDKAVWLKVGL
- the coaE gene encoding dephospho-CoA kinase (Dephospho-CoA kinase (CoaE) performs the final step in coenzyme A biosynthesis.), coding for MILLGLTGSIGMGKSTTAAMFAAEGVPVYDADAEVHRLYGRGGAAVGPVGDAFPGVVRDGAIDRAALSAQVVGKPEALSRLESIVHPLVAQTRAAFFEKAEAAGADVVLLDIPLLYETGGEAKVDKVVVVSAPPEVQRQRVLARADMTEAKLDAILARQLPDAEKRRRADFVVSTAQGLDFARAEVRKILASVRFQPRSA
- the aroE gene encoding shikimate dehydrogenase, with the translated sequence MITGSALIAGVCGQPIAHSLSPVLHNAWIAAAGLNAAYVPFAPAEDRFEAFVDGLRGGVVRGLNITIPFKERALALADDASAVARRAGASNLLLFRPDGTIFADNTDGAGLLGALKCQADYDAKTGPAVLLGAGGAARGAAAALIEAGAPVVRIINRTLARAQEIAADMGDGCTAHAWDAAESLLADAGVVINATSLGLGGGAGPDVPLDAAPRTAVIMDMVYKPLRTEFLERAAASGRRTVDGLEMLVRQAIPTFEAVFGQTPPVSVDVRALALKTLGQ
- a CDS encoding Maf family protein, coding for MTTVTLASRSAARTQLLTNAGVPFEAVGAGVDEDAAKASLLAEKATPREIADALAELKAVKVSTKRPGLVIGADQTLDLDGLLYDKASTMFEARERLRSLRGKSHKLHSGLVVARDGQPIWREVTTATLRMRDFSDEWLDGYLERQGEVILGSVGCYMLETEGVQLFDKIDGDYFTILGLPLMGLLDFLRLHKVLDT